The Fibrobacter sp. genome includes a region encoding these proteins:
- a CDS encoding YebC/PmpR family DNA-binding transcriptional regulator → MSGHSKWATTKRKKAKTDVARAKAWNKLIKEISIAAKLGGGNPDANPRLRAAIIKSKSQSLPTKNIESAIAKGTGANGGADVTEPLYEGRGPAGIAIMVQCMTDNKVRTVAEIRNIFNKNGGAMGETGSVTWAFTYKGMIVIDAEKYPEDQVMDLVLEAGAEDMSTEDGVHEISTSPEAFDAVTRALEGANIEMMSAEITYVANDPVKLGHDDAVKLLKLIDKFEDHDDVQDVYHNAEIDEADMDAE, encoded by the coding sequence ATGTCCGGTCACTCCAAATGGGCCACCACCAAACGTAAGAAAGCCAAGACTGACGTTGCTCGCGCCAAGGCTTGGAACAAGTTGATTAAGGAAATTTCTATCGCTGCTAAGCTTGGCGGCGGCAACCCGGATGCAAACCCCCGCCTCCGTGCTGCAATCATCAAGTCCAAGTCTCAGAGCTTGCCCACTAAGAACATCGAAAGTGCTATTGCCAAGGGTACTGGCGCTAACGGTGGCGCAGACGTTACCGAACCGCTGTACGAAGGCCGCGGTCCTGCAGGCATTGCCATCATGGTGCAGTGCATGACCGACAACAAGGTCCGTACCGTTGCTGAAATCCGTAACATCTTCAACAAGAACGGCGGCGCCATGGGCGAAACCGGTTCCGTTACTTGGGCATTCACCTACAAGGGCATGATTGTTATCGATGCAGAAAAGTATCCTGAAGACCAGGTTATGGACTTGGTTTTGGAAGCTGGCGCAGAAGACATGAGCACCGAAGATGGCGTTCATGAAATCTCCACCTCTCCGGAAGCATTCGACGCCGTTACCCGCGCTCTCGAAGGTGCAAACATCGAAATGATGAGCGCTGAAATCACCTACGTTGCAAACGATCCCGTCAAGCTGGGTCACGACGATGCCGTTAAGCTCCTCAAGCTCATCGACAAGTTCGAAGATCACGACGACGTTCAGGACGTTTACCACAACGCTGAAATCGACGAAGCCGACATGGACGCTGAGTAA